The proteins below come from a single Miscanthus floridulus cultivar M001 chromosome 1, ASM1932011v1, whole genome shotgun sequence genomic window:
- the LOC136510711 gene encoding uncharacterized protein, which yields MAAAWPSQPVVWRRWTTRPGGGGRARRAQGGAAVADFSVIGVQSPWWRTGGFGPCGPGSGVLGGLPRWPGAVSTVVAAAWAKSLPGVLRRTGGGGTSVPRTLLKALLKPLPSDLRSKGYDSLERLGANSVQSCFAWLLFPSPASAPHQHTKIFYRLPSPTRPLSRSSCFLSRSVTPAPLPPPSFPAAAPGAVPGEAALPADVRAPLPEVAKPSLVDASPGAANPSGTAWPPTPPPARPRCRPASHILPPPRCREAAAGRREPRRGQTLPVQPAAVTPASLSPSAFGFCPANAGFAVASPGHGAIVSLTAVAHAHAHAGRSRKKGRARGFGGRGHLGTRLTNSGNSMAQRDEVIRRTVYVSAAKRIAVHRPPELHFGATGYAEPVDIWSVGFIFAEFLLKKPLFPGTTKVSASDAVRSSIGFTCQ from the exons ATGGCGGCGGCGTGGCCCTCTCAGCCGGTTGTGTGGCGGCGCTGGACGACGCGGCCAGGTGGGGGGGGGCGAGCGCGGCGGGCGCAGGGCGGTGCGGCGGTGGCGGACTTCTCCGTCATCGGTGTGCAGTCGCCGTGGTGGCGGACGGGCGGATTTGGGCCCTGCGGGCCTGGATCTGGCGTCCTCG GCGGTCTTCCACGTTGGCCGGGCGCAGTGtcgacggtggtggcggcggcttgGGCGAAATCCTTGCCTGGCGTGTTACGCCGGACCGGCGGCGGTGGAACTTCTGTGCCACGCACCTTGTTGAAGGCGCTGCTGAAGCCGTTG CCTTCTGATCTCAGATCCAAAGGCTACGATTCCTTGGAGCGACTTGGAGCCAATTCCGTGCAGAGCTGCTTCGCATGGCTTCTCTTTCCTTCTCCTGCTTCTGCTCCACATCAGCACACCAAAATATTCTACCGGCTCCCCTCCCCCACCCGTCCGCTCTCCCGGTCCTCATGCTTCCTCTCCCGCAGCGTCAcgccggcgcccctccctccCCCGTCGTTCCCAGCTGCTGCCCCTGGCGCCGTCCCCGGCGAGGCCGCGCTGCCGGCCGACGTCCGCGCTCCCCTCCCCGAGGTCGCGAAGCCGTCGCTGGTCGACGCGAGCCCCGGCGCGGCCAACCCTAGCGGCACAGCCTGGCCCCCGACGCCGCCACCGGCGAGGCCGCGCTGCCGGCCGGCATCCCACATCCTTCCCCCTCCCCGATGTCGCGAAGCCGCCGCTGGTCGCCGCGAGCCCCGGCGTGGCCAAACCCTACCGGTGCAGCCCGCTGCCGTCACGCCTGCGTCGCTCTCCCCTTCTGCCTTCGGCTTCTGCCCGGCCAACGCCGGCTTCGCTGTTGCCTCACCCGGCCACGGCGCCATCGTTAGCTTGACGGCCGTtgcccatgcccatgcccatgccGGACGCAGCAGG AAGAAGGGCAGAGCCAGAGGGTTCGGTGGCCGCGGCCACTTGGGCACGAGGCTGACCAACAGCGGCAACAGCATGGCGCAGCGTGACGAGGTCATCCGCCGCACCGTCTATGTCTCAG CGGCTAAAAGGATTGCAGTACATAGACCCCCTGAGTTGCATTTTGGTGCCACAGGTTATGCTGAACCTGTGGATATTTGGTCTGTTGGTTTCATATTTGCGGAATTTTTACTTAAGAAACCATTGTTTCCTGGCACAACCAAG GTATCAGCATCTGACGCGGTTCGCTCTTCTATTGGTTTCACATGCCAGTGA
- the LOC136502263 gene encoding protein CANDIDATE G-PROTEIN COUPLED RECEPTOR 2-like yields the protein MRALLADGGMALAVAPEANESSGGAAVSLGPLWWASECHGVLYSLAVMLLSLAFVGFLAWQARRSFRRLNYGRSHVVVLAYYVLLWAVAVLNLLWCFLQAWQCMPDRAFSWNVLSLFTKSGMLFLEVSLIAFLLQGNDASGFESLARTFVISGAVVAADVLLKAIYVFGFGVPLFIDADQGTGGKWGLWIIHKLVLTGVYGLIVFMHHSRWRDRLPAKPAYYNYVCAMLLLNGILLFGCFLVASGAGFGLWLYNLTTVCYHSLYLPLLYVTFLADFFQEEDMLLENVYYSEMKDAGFFDADWD from the exons ATGCGGGCGTTGCTCGCGGACGGTGGGATGGCGCTGGCGGTGGCGCCGGAGGCCAACGAGTCGTCGGGCGGCGCTGCGGTGTCGCTGGGGCCGTTATGGTGGGCGTCGGAGTGCCACGGGGTGCTGTACAGCCTGGCGGTGATGCTGCTGTCGCTGGCCTTCGTGGGGTTCCTGGCGTGGCAGGCGCGGCGGAGCTTCCGTAGGCTCAACTACGGCCGCTCACACGTCGTCGTACTCGCGTACTACGTGCTCCTCTGGGCCGTCGCCGTACTCAACCTCCTCTGGTGCTTCCTGCAG GCATGGCAATGTATGCCTGACAGGGCATTTTCTTGGAATGTACTGTCACTGTTTACAAAATCAGGAATGTTATTCTTGGAAGTCAGTCTCATAGCCTTTCTACTTCAAGGAAATGATGCCAGTGGTTTTGAATCTTTGGCACGAACCTTTGTTATCTCTGGAGCTGTAGTTGCTGCTGACGTATTGCTCAAG GCTATATATGTTTTTGGCTTTGGTGTTCCTTTGTTCATTGATGCTGATCAAGGAACTGGTGGGAAATGGGGCCTATGGATTATTCACAAACTTGTGCTTACTGGAGTCTATGGGTTGATTGTTTTCATGCATCATTCAAGATGGAGAGACAGGCTGCCTG CAAAACCTGCATACTACAACTATGTATGTGCGATGTTGCTATTGAATGGCATATTACTGTTTGGATGTTTCCTTGTTGCAAGTGGAGCTGGATTTGGTTTATG GTTATATAATCTCACAACCGTATGCTATCATTCTCTTTACCTTCCCCTCCTATATGTGACTTTCTTAGCGGACTTCTTCCAG GAGGAAGACATGCTCCTAGAGAACGTCTACTATTCTGAAATGAAGGATGCTGGGTTCTTTGATGCTGACTGGGATTAA